A stretch of DNA from Chthonomonadales bacterium:
GCATGGAGACGCTGGAGGTCGACGCGCGCGCCTTCTGCGCCCGGCTCCGCGCCGAGAACCACACGCTCAAGCGCGCCCTGACCGACCCGCGCCTCTTCTCCGGCATCGGCAATGCCTACTCCGACGAGATCCTCCACCGCGCGCGCCTCTCGCCGCTGGCGCTCACCCTCCGCCTCTCGGACGAGGATGCCACGCGCCTGCACGCCGCCGTGCGCGAGGTCCTGGGCGAGTGGACGGCGCGCCTGCGCGAGCAGGCCGGCGGCGGCTTCCCGGACAAGGTGACGGCGTTCCACCCGGGAATGGCGGTGCACGGCCGCGCGGGGCAGCCCTGCCCGGCCTGCGGCTCGCCGGTGCAGCGCATCGTCTACGCCGAGAACGAGGCCAACTACTGCGCCGGATGCCAGACGAGCGGGCGCCTGCTGGCCGACCGCGCACTGTCGCGGCTGCTGAAGCAGGACTGGCCGCGGACGCTGGCCGAGCTGGAGGAGCACCGCCGCGCGCGCGGCGCCGGGCCCGCCGGGTGATGTCGCGGCGGCCCTGCCACCGGCGTGCACACCGCCGCCGCGTCTGCCGGGCGCCAGCGCGAGCGGTAAGGGGTCACTCACGCGTATGGCCCGGCGCCCGCAAGCCGCCTGGAGCGCGCGGGAGCCGCCCGGAGCGCGCTTAGCGGCGGGCCGAGCGCACCGCCTCCTTGATGCGCTGGATGTGGCCGCGGCCCAGCGCCTTCACCTCGCAGCCCAACTCGAAGTAGCGCCGGATCCTCGCGTCGTCCAGGATACCGAAGCAGTCGATCATCGCCACCGGACCGCCCGCCCGCTCCACGATCCAGTCCGGCTCCAGGTCCAGGTAGTCGGCGTGGCGAACCGCCAGGACCACCGCCTCCACGCCCTGGAGCGAGGCGCCCAGGTCCTTCGCCACACGCACCTGCGTCAGGTCCTGCTGGTTGCGGAAGAAGCGCGACCAGGACTGTCCTGGCGCCGGGTAGTCCTCCTGCGACTCCAGCTCTGGCCAGTGCTCCACGTACGAGTCGTGCACCCGGATGTCGGCCCCCAACTCCGTCAGCTTGCGCGCCACCATCTCCGAGCCGCTGTAGCGCGTGTCGCCAACGTCCTCGCGGTAGCTGGCCCCGCACAGCAGCACGGAAGCCCCCGCGATCACCTTGCCCATGTTGCGCAGCGCGTCGCGCGTCAGTTCCGCGACATGCAGGCCGCGTGTGTCGTTGGTGTTGATGGCGGCCGTCGTGATCTGGAAGATGTCGTCCTCGAATCCCAGGATGTGCTTGTAGGCCCAGCGGCCCAGGCCCCCGTCCTTGGGAAGGCAGTAACCGCCGATGCCAGGGCCCGGGAAGATGATGTTGCTGTGGGTGGGCCGCATCTTGATGGCCTGGATCACCTTGATCAGGTCCACCCCGTTGCGCTCGGAGAAGAGGCTCCACTCGTTGAGGAAGGCCAGGATCGTGGCACGGTAGGAGTTCTCCACGATCTTGGTGGTCTCCGACTCGATGGGCCGCTCCATCACGGTGAGCGGGTACTCCTCCGTGTTGAGCACCTCCGTCAGGAACCGGACCACCCTCTCCCGAGCCGTCGGGTTGCAGCCGGCGCATACGCGCCAGAAGTCGCGAATGGAGGAGACGTACTGGCGGCCGGGCATCACTCGCTCGAAGCTGTGGGCGAGCAGGGGAGCCGCCTTGAGCCCGCGCGCCTCGAAGGC
This window harbors:
- a CDS encoding formamidopyrimidine-DNA glycosylase produces the protein MPELPDIVVYVEALQERTVGRALERLRIGSPFILRTARPPVEALDGRSVTGVRRIGKRIALDFADGLFAVIHLMVAGRLHWRPPGARLGGKAGLAAFDFEHGTLLLTEAATRKRAALHLVEGAEALRDLNPGGMETLEVDARAFCARLRAENHTLKRALTDPRLFSGIGNAYSDEILHRARLSPLALTLRLSDEDATRLHAAVREVLGEWTARLREQAGGGFPDKVTAFHPGMAVHGRAGQPCPACGSPVQRIVYAENEANYCAGCQTSGRLLADRALSRLLKQDWPRTLAELEEHRRARGAGPAG
- a CDS encoding GDP-mannose dehydrogenase, yielding MSQLSVSPAGEEFAIPRKEEYAAEYRRVECLVEAAREDGKEIVVVMGVGFVGAVMAAIIADTLDKQSGKPSKLVIGCQRPSARSYWKIPLLNRGESPVKAEDPEVAPMIERCVRQKKTLTATYNSDVLDLADCVVVDVQCDYLKRSLGDLETGEADMAALEATMKTIGEKVRPECLVLIETTVAPGTTEFVAYPIMKRAFEARGLKAAPLLAHSFERVMPGRQYVSSIRDFWRVCAGCNPTARERVVRFLTEVLNTEEYPLTVMERPIESETTKIVENSYRATILAFLNEWSLFSERNGVDLIKVIQAIKMRPTHSNIIFPGPGIGGYCLPKDGGLGRWAYKHILGFEDDIFQITTAAINTNDTRGLHVAELTRDALRNMGKVIAGASVLLCGASYREDVGDTRYSGSEMVARKLTELGADIRVHDSYVEHWPELESQEDYPAPGQSWSRFFRNQQDLTQVRVAKDLGASLQGVEAVVLAVRHADYLDLEPDWIVERAGGPVAMIDCFGILDDARIRRYFELGCEVKALGRGHIQRIKEAVRSARR